One part of the Acidobacteriota bacterium genome encodes these proteins:
- a CDS encoding glycosyltransferase family 9 protein, whose protein sequence is MPMPPALHIYDARERALVRLADLVLAAGTTLARVVPPRPWAPPPRRVLLLRLERIGDLLMTLGAIRLVRRLLPDAAIDLVVGSWNEEIARLVAEVSRVESLDVPWLAREGRGASWPALVARARSWRHRRYDLAINFEGDIRSHLLMAMSRAPVRAGFPMAGGGPVLTLRVDHDPTRPTADNARRLVERVAERCALALPVDAPAEAHRLVVPDEARRRADGRLAAVAGARRLFGLHASGGREIKQWHPDRFGEAVAVLAARHDAAVVLTGGPADRALVAAARSRIPDGVPVVDLAGDVDLVTLAAVLARLDLFVTGDTGPMHLAAAVGTPIVAVFGPSTPLRYAPLAAHSRVVRIDLPCSPCNRIRLPPVRCRGHVPDCLEGISTEMVIAAAEDLLAEAGR, encoded by the coding sequence GTGCCCATGCCCCCAGCCCTGCACATCTACGACGCCCGCGAGCGGGCGCTCGTCCGCCTGGCCGACCTCGTGCTGGCCGCCGGAACGACGCTCGCGCGGGTGGTGCCGCCGAGACCGTGGGCGCCGCCGCCACGCCGGGTCCTCCTGCTCAGACTCGAGCGCATCGGCGACCTCCTGATGACACTCGGGGCGATCCGGCTCGTACGGCGTCTGCTCCCCGACGCAGCGATCGACCTCGTCGTCGGCAGCTGGAACGAGGAGATCGCCCGGCTGGTCGCCGAAGTCTCGCGCGTCGAGTCGCTCGACGTCCCGTGGCTCGCCCGCGAAGGGAGGGGCGCGTCGTGGCCGGCGCTGGTGGCGCGCGCACGATCGTGGCGACACCGGCGGTACGACCTCGCCATCAACTTCGAGGGCGACATCCGGTCGCACCTGCTGATGGCGATGTCGCGTGCCCCGGTGCGTGCCGGCTTCCCGATGGCCGGCGGCGGGCCGGTGCTCACGCTGCGCGTCGACCACGACCCGACGCGCCCCACGGCCGACAACGCACGACGGCTCGTCGAGCGTGTGGCGGAACGCTGCGCGCTCGCGCTGCCCGTCGATGCGCCCGCGGAGGCCCATCGCCTCGTCGTCCCAGACGAGGCGAGGCGGAGAGCGGATGGCCGCCTGGCGGCCGTCGCCGGGGCCAGGCGCCTCTTCGGTCTCCACGCGAGTGGCGGGCGCGAGATCAAGCAGTGGCATCCCGACCGGTTCGGCGAGGCCGTCGCGGTGCTGGCTGCCCGGCACGACGCCGCGGTGGTGCTGACGGGTGGCCCCGCCGACCGGGCGCTCGTAGCGGCTGCCCGTTCCCGCATTCCCGACGGCGTGCCCGTGGTCGACCTCGCCGGTGACGTCGACCTCGTCACGCTGGCGGCCGTGCTCGCGCGGCTCGACCTCTTCGTCACCGGGGACACGGGGCCCATGCACCTCGCGGCCGCGGTCGGCACGCCCATCGTGGCCGTTTTCGGGCCCTCGACGCCGCTGCGCTATGCCCCGCTCGCGGCCCACAGCCGCGTGGTCCGCATCGACCTGCCGTGCAGCCCGTGCAACCGGATCCGGCTGCCGCCGGTCAGGTGCCGGGGCCACGTGCCCGATTGCCTCGAAGGCATCTCGACCGAGATGGTGATCGCCGCCGCCGAGGACCTGCTCGCTGAGGCGGGGCGATGA